Part of the Oncorhynchus kisutch isolate 150728-3 unplaced genomic scaffold, Okis_V2 scaffold2251, whole genome shotgun sequence genome, atgttaacattagaagcctcctccctaagtttgttctattcactgctttagcacactctgccaacccggatgttctagctgtgtctgaatcctggcttaggaagaccaccaaaaactcagacattttaattccaaactacaacattttcagacaagatagaactgccaaagggggcggtgttgcaatctactgcaaagatagcctgcagagttctgtcctactatccaggtctgtacccaaacaattcgaacttctacttttaaaaatccacctctctaaaaacaagtctctcaccgttgccgcctgctatagaccaccctctgcccccagctgtgctctggacaccatatgtgaactgattgccccccatctatcttcagagttcgtgctgctaggcgacctaaactggaacatgcttaacaccccagccatcctacaatctaaacttgatgccctcaatctcacacaaataatcaatgaacctaccaggtacctccccaaaaccttaaacacgggcaccctcatagatatcatcctaaccaacttcccctctaaatacacctctgctgtcttcaaccaagatctcagcgatcactgcctcattgcctgcatccgtaatgggtcagctgtcaaacgacctccactcatcactgtaaaacgctccctgaaacacttctgcgagcaggcctttctaatcgacctggccggggtatcctggaaggatattgatctcatcccgtcagtagaggatgcctggatattttttttaaatgccttcctaaccatcttaaataaacatgccccatttaagaaatttagaaccaggaacagatatagcccttggttctccccagacctgactgcccttaaccaacacaaaaacatcctatggcgttctgcattagcatcgaacagcccccgtgatatgcagctgttcagggaagctagaaatcattatacacaggcagttagaaaagccaaggctagctttttcaagcagaaatttgcttcctgcaacactaactcaaaaaagttctgggacactgtaaagtccatggagaataagaacacctcctcccagctgcccactgcactgaagataggaaacactgtcaccactgataaatccaccataattgagaatttcaataagcatttttctacggctggccatgctttccacctggctactcctaccccggacaacagcactgcacccccaacagcaactcgcccaagccttccccatttctccttctcccaaatctattcagctgatgttctgaaagagctgcaaaatctggacccctacaaatcagccgggctagacaatctggaccctttcttcctaaaattatctgccgaaattgttgccacccctattactagcctgttcaacctctctttcgtgtcgtctgagattcccaaagattggaaagcagctgcggtcatccccctcttcaaagggggggacactcttgacccaaactgctacagacctatatctatcctaccgtgcctttctaaggtcttcgaaagccaagtcaacaaacagattaccgaccatttcgaatctcaccataccttctctgctatgcaatccggtttcagagctggtcatgggtgcacctcagccacgctcaaggtcctaaacgatatcttaaccgccatcgataagaaacattactgtgcagccgtattcattgatctggccaaggctttcgactctgtcaatcaccatatcctcatcggcagactcgacagccttggtttctcaaatgattgcctcgcctggttcaccaactacttctctgatagagttcagtgtgtcaaatcggagggtctgctgtccggacctctggcagtctctatgggggtgccacagggttcaattcttggaccgactctcttctctgtatacatcaatgaggtcgctcttgctgctggtgagtccctgatccacctctacgcagacgacaccattctgtatacttccggcccttctttggacactgtgttaacaaccctccaggcaagcttcaatgtcatacaactctccttccgtggcctccaattgctcttaaatacaagtaaaactaaatgcatgctcttcaaccgatcgctacctgcacctacccgcctgtccaacatcactactctggacggctctgacttagaatacgtggacaactacaaatacttaggtgtctggttagactgtaaactctccttccagacccatatcaaacatctccaatccaaagttaaatctagaattggcttcctatttcgcaaccaagcatccttcactcatgctgccaaacatacccttgtaaaactgaccatcctaccaatcctcgactttggcgatgtcatttacaaaatagcctccaataccctactcaacaaattggatgcagtctatcacagtgcaatccgttttatcaccaaagccccatatactacccaccattgcgacctgtacgctctcgttggctggccctcgcttcatactcgtcgccaaacccactggctccatgtcatctacaagaccctgctaggtaaagtccccccttatctcagctcgctggtcaccatagcatctcccacctgtagcacacgctccagcaggtatatctctctagtcacccccaaaaccaattctttctttggccgcctctccttccagttctctgctgccaatgactggaacgaactacaaaaatctctgaaactggaaacacttatctccctcactagctttaagcaccaactgtcagagcagctcacagattactgcacctgtacatagcccacctataatttagcccaaacaactacctctttcccaactgtatttaattttaatttatttatttattttgctcctttgcaccccattattttttatttctactttgcacattcttccattgcaaaactaccattccagtattttacttgctatattgtatttactttgccatcatggccttttttgcctttacctcccttctcacctcacattgtatatagacttgtttatactgcattattgactgtatgtttgtttttactccatgtgtaactctgtgtcgttttatctgtcgaactgctttgctttatcttggccaggtcgcaattgtaaatgagaacttgttctcaacttgcctacctggttaaataaaggtaaaataaataaataaataaatgttaagCCTGACTGTTGGTCTCTCCTGGAGATGGAGGTTGACATGTCTGATCACAGAGCTGTTGATCTCTCCTGGAGATAGAAGATGACAAGTCTGAACACAGAGCCGTTGGTCTCTCCTGGAGAGGGAGGTTGACATGTCTGATCACAGAGCTGTTGGTCTCTCCTGGATAGGGAGGTTGACATGTCTGATCACAGAGCTGTTGATCTCTCCTGGAGATAGAAGATGACAAGTCTGAACACAGAGCTGTTGGTCTCTCCTGGAGATAGAAGATGACATGTCTGATCACAGAGCTGTTGGTCTCTCCTGGAGATGGAGGATGACACGTCTGATCACAGAGCTGTTGGTCTCTCCTGGAGATGGAGGATGACAAGTCTGATCACAGAGCTGTTGGTCTCTCCTGGAGATGGAGGATGACAAGTCTGATCACAGAGCTGTTGGTCTCTCCTGGAGATGGAGGATGACATGTCTGATCACAGAGCTGTTGGTCTCTCCTGGAGATGAAGGATGACATGTCTGATCACAGAGCTGTTGGTCTCTCCTGGAGATGGAGGATGACAAGTCTGATCACAGAGGGACTAAAGAAGGGTCTGAGGAccactacagtctctctctctctctttctctgtagctCTTGCTCGCTCACAATCACACTTagaaccactacagtgtcaggagGGGGGAGTGGCCATAACCACTCCCAAGACATACTAATATAGCTTAGCCTACAATTGCCATGGAGACACAAAAGCCCCACagtaaccactctgaaccatagaAGCCAATGAAGAGTCCAAATTGAGTGTTTGTTTGCAGACAAGACGAGCCAAGTAAACAAACCTGTGGTTACTGACAGGTGTTCCCGTCATTGTTCATTAGAAATCATCTGTAATTGGGACTGATTGGCTGGGAGAGAAGTCTCTTAATTGATTTTGTATTGACTGCTCAGTAGGTGTCCATCAAGACTAATTGAAGCTTGTTCATCAAGTAAATGAACAACATGTTCTTCAGTTAATTCTATAAAGGCAGGTGAGTGACAGGCGCGGTAATCTAACTGTAACCTGTAGAATAAACCCTAcagtacagcacatacagtaacaTGTAGGAGTCATGTCTTAGGAACACTGGGTCTTTATAAACTATACTAAAGCAGCACcccaccactgttttggtaaaaagctgagggagaactatatgtttaaccatgttttggtaaaaagctgagggagaactatatgtttaaccatgttttggtaaaaagctgagggagaactatatgtttaaccatgttttggtaaaaagctgagggagaactatatgtttaaccatgttttggtaaaaagctgagggagaactatatgtttaaccatgttttggtaaaaagctgagggagaactatatgtttaaccatgttttggtaaaaagctgagggagaactatatgtttaaccatgttttggtaaaaagctgagggagaactatatgtttaaccatgttttggtaaaaagctgagggagaactatatgtttaaccatgttttggtaaaaagctgagggagaactatatgtttaaccatgttttggtaaaaagctgagggagaactatatgtttaaccatgttttggtaaaaagctgagggagaactatatgtttaaccatgttttggtaaaaagctgagggagaactatatgtttaaccatgttttggtaaaaagctgagggagaactatatgtttaaccatgttttggtaaaaagctgagggagaactatatgtttaaccatgttttggtaaaaagctgagggagaactatatgtttaaccatgttttggtaaaaagctgagggagaactatatgtttaaccatgttttggtaaaaagctgagggagaactatatgtttaaccatgttttggtaaaaagctgagggagaactatatgtttaaccatgttttggtaaaaagctgagggagaactatatgtttaaccatgttttggtaaaaagctgagggagaactatatgtttaaccatgttttggtaaaaagctgagggagaactatatgtttaaccatgttttggtaaaaagctgagggagaactatatgtttaaccatgttttggtaaaaagctgagggagaactatatgtttaaccatgttttggtaaaaagctgagggagaactatatgtttaaccatgttttggtaaaaagctgagggagaactatatgtttaaccatgttttggtaaaaagctgagggagaactatatgtttaaccatgttttggtaaaaagctgagggagaactatatgtttaaccatgttttgaggctatacactGTTTACAATTGTATTGTTTACAAATACTGGAGTAAAACAAGTTTTTCGATTGGGTTCTGATAGGGTACGACAGTTAAACTAAACTCATAGGTCATTCCTAAGTAATATTCTTCATGAATCGATGGGTAGATAGAATTCATTTCAAAGCCCAAAGATGGATGTAGGAAACACAGCCCCCTTAAAGACAAAGTACAGTCATTATGTGAATGCAGGTAGTGGTTATGAAACCCGTTGGACAAGCCATACTACATATCCTATATTggcatgagggggtgtggtatatggccaatataccacggctaagggctgttctgaagCGCAACGCAACACAGAGTGCCTTGATACAGCCCTTaggtgtggtatattggccatataccacacccccccatgccaatataccacggctaagggctgttctgaagCGCAATgcaacacagagtgcctggagacagcccttagccgtggtatattggccatgtaccacacACTTGCTGAAGTATGATGATATCTTTCAAAGTGAACATGAAAGGCATTTCTCTTCCTCACAGGCAATTTGCAATCAAGTCCTTTGTTCTATTGTCTGAATGTTTACAAGATGGATAAACGTTTGGGAAGAGAATAGATCGTCTTGTGTTTATGTCATTTCATGGTCTGTTATTCATGCAGTCTGAAATTCACAATAAGTGATCATGAAGAAAACCACAGCCAGGAGCAATCATAACAACCTTGTTATAAAGGAGTTATTGTCAACTCATAAGATTATGCTAAAGAAACTCATTGGATTCACAACATTAGATTAGGGGCTGCAAAATAGTTTATTAAtaattagtaaatggtttataaggATTTAAATGAATCATCAACTGAGGTATTAGTAAGTAAATGTTCTCACATTTATAAATGTACTCATTAACAATGAATAAATATACCAttcatgacatactgtatataaatgCATTTATAAATATGTAAATACATGCTGAGTCAAACCATTAATCAACCATTAACAAATACATTATCAATAATCTTATGTTGACAATAACTTAGGTTGACAAATAAGTACCTTAGTTGTAGATGATTAATAATTTACAAATTGTTAACATACTATGATGAAACAATTTATGAATGATCTCATAAATCGTTaataaattatttaaaataaCGTTTATAAATGCATAAATGACTATTTACAGATTTCTTAATGACATTTACAAATGTAGGAATAATGATGAATAAGTGGTAAGTAATCTCTTTACAAACTGTTTATATATTGTTTATTAGGGGAccttaatataaagtgttaccaaactgTCAATAGCAGGCATgcagggttgggtgggttacaTTCTGAATGTATCCGTTACAGTTATTAGTTgtctgtccaaaattgtaatcagtaatgtaattttggattgcccaaactcagtaatgtaattttggattgtccaaactcagtaatgtaattttggattgtccaaactcagtaatgtaattttggattgcccaaactcagtaatgtaattttggattgtccaaactcagtaatgtaattttggattgtccaaactcagtaatgtaattttggattgtccaaactcagtaatgtaactttggattgcccaaactcagtaatgtaactttGGATTgtccaaactcagtaatgtaatctgattatttTCCcttttaagaggcattagaagaagacaaaatggATCCATCAAATGTGTGTCATCATAGTAGTCTCTggttggtggtcatcatttggtgtgtcatcatagtgctctctgattggtggtcatcatttggtgtgtcatcatagtgctctctgattggtggtcagacttgctcaggtggaacaaactttaACTTGCATATTTTTACAATTGAATTTCATTGAGGAAGCAGAAAGGTGTCATAATGTATTTTTTCCTGCAAACATCCTTTTTGAATGTAAAGGTAATGGAAGACGTAACCATCTGGTATTTCAACAgcatctgtaatctgattacaatattattGCTAGTAACGTAACTGATGGttatcagattacatgtaatcagatactccccaaccctgcctgCATGTGTCATAATCACTTGGCTGGAAGAAAACCAGCTCTGAGAGTCTGCTATTGGAAAAGTCTTTTCAAAAGAAAACCTTTAGGACTATTGTTGAATGTAACAATGGTCTTAATTTCTTTGAAATGTTTACCACACGGTACCATTCTGTTTGAAGCTAGAAGGGAGAGAGCACACGCATATGTCTGTCATTAGAGTTATTCCTTTGGCAGTGTGCTTTCCCAGAAACCACTGAATTATTTCACTTCCCTGTGGaactttttatttcacctttatttaaccaggaaaagccagTTGAGACACAGAGTCTCAAGGGAGGCCTGGCTGAGAAGGCAGCAGCAATCAAcacaacagtagagtagtgttcAACATGAAACACAGTCAGCACAACCACATGACCCCACCTACAGGACACATTTACACTCCTCCTGAGCAGAGTAATGTTCAACATGAAACACAGTCAGCACAACCACATGACCCCACCTACAGGACACATTTACACTCCTCCTGAGCAGAGTAATGTTCAACATGAAACACAGTCAGCAGACTTGTTCAGTGAATTATTCAAATCATGTACAGACGTGTTTTATTGTTGCATTACACAAAACAGAGAACATACAGATATCTATGTAAAGACACGTCAGAGCTCAAACACATCAATAAATATATGGACCAGATCGTGATAAGAATATACATTAAACTCACAAAGCAACCATTCGTTGTTCACCGATGCCCATATCCTTCCTCACAATAGTTTTTCTGGTGGCCTGTCATCCCAGATAATCAGTGATTGATTAGGACAGGAGCTCATCCCAGATAATCAGTGATTGATTAGGACAGGAGCTCATCCCAGATAATCAGTGATTGATTAGGACAGGAGCTCATCCCAGATAATCAGTGATTGATTAGGACAGGAGCTCATCCCAGATAATCAGTAATTGATTAGGACAGGAGCTCATCCCAGATAATCAGTGATTGATTAGGACAGGAGCTCATCCCAGATAATCAGTGATTGATTAGGACAGGAGCTCATCCCAGATAATCAGTGATTGATTAGGACATACCAATACTGATGTTGAATCAACGAGGATATTTACAAATATTTCCATGTGTCTAAACCATGGGTCTTCAATGACATCAAAGACatgctacatacagtacaagGTGAAGCAGTGGAGTAGGAGGAGTTCCCATATTGCCCACATGGTCCATCAATAGCTCTGGTCCATGGTGTTATGTGTGGCTTGCTGCTGCTGAGCCTTCTGTGAAGCTGAAAGTAGCGCCCTGGGCCAGAGCTAGTCTcctagtctcctagtctcctAGCTGTAGTAAAGATAGATCCAGGGGTTGGTACAGCTGTTTAGACTGGCAAGGAGCATGATGATGACAAACAgtggacctgagagagagagagagagagagacagagagagagagagaaggggggggggataTGGCATGATAAAAATAGCACTACAGGTTTCCACAGAAAGAATTGGAAAGGTCATGCAAATCAATGGAACTGGAGGCCAATCAGTGTGATTAAACTAGATACCTGTGGCTTCTAGATACCTGTGGCTTCTAGATACCTGTGGCTTCTAGATACCTGTGGCTTCTAGATACCTGTGGCTTCTGGATACCTGTGGCTTCTAGATACCTGTGGCTTCTAGATACCTGTGGCTTCTAGATACCTGTGGCTTCTAGATACCTGTGGCTTCTAGATACCTGTGGCTTCTAGATACCTGTGGCTTCTGGATACCTGTGGCTTCTAGATACCTGTGGCTTCTAGATACCTGTGGCTTCTAGATACCTGTGGCTTCTAGATACCTGTGGCTTCTAGATACCTGTGGCTTCTAGATACCTGTGGCTTCTGGATACCTGTGGCTTCTAGATACCTGTGGCTTCTAGATACCTGTGGCTTCTAGATACCTGTGGCTTCTAGATACCTGTGGCTTCTGGATACCTGTGGCTTCTAGATACCTGTGGCTTCTAGATACCTGTGGCTTCTAGATACCTGTGGCTTCTAGATACCTGTGGCTTCTGGATACCTGTGGCTTCTAGATACCTGTGGCTTCTAGATACCTGTGGCTTCTAGATACCTGTGGCTTCTAGATACCTGTGGCTTCTAGATACCTGTGGCTTCTGGATACCTGTGGCTTCTAGATACCTGTGGCTTCTAGATACCTGTGGCTTCTAGATACCTGTGGCTTCTAGATACCTGTGGCTTCTAGATACCTGTGCTCCTAACAATGTAGTAAAATGACAAGCAGGTACACAAATATATCGAATTTACCATTTGTGGGCGCTGTACTGGGACTCCATGCAGACCACAACTGGACCACAAAGAAGGGGCTCCAGCATATCGAGTAGACCATAATGATGACGAATGTCATTTTGACCGTCTTCAACATCGCGCTCGAGACCCCTTTGGTGCCCGTGCGCCTGTCGCTCGTGGAAGCCTGGAGCGCCTTTCTCTTCATGTTAAAGTATATCCCCGTGCATATTTTAATCTGGCAGTACAGCAAGATGATAACCGGGAGAACAAACACTGATAAAGTAATCCAGCTGATGTATATCTTAGAACCCCAAGGTTCGATAAATGTCGCCCAACAATCATACAGGTTGTCCTCTAGTTCTTGGAGAGAGAAGATGAAGAGTTGCGGAGTGCTGAAAGCCAGAGAGATCAGCCACGCTGCGCCTATGGCGACGTACCTCTTAAAAGAACCCTTCAAGAACGACACCATGGGTTTGCAGACCGCATGGTACCGATCTATGGTCATGGCCACTATCATGTATGTGGAGGCGAACATCCCAACCACCTGAAGATATTTCACCGACCTACAGACGAAATCTGAGCCCCGGAACCGGTGCGTAATCTCCATGCAGAGCTGCGGTAGGACTTGGAAGAAAGCGACCACTAGGTCCGCAAAACACAGGTGCAGAAGGAACAGTTGGGTCTTTGTATTCATCTTGCGCTTCCTCCAAAGTGCATGCAGAAGGCACAAATTCCCACATGTGGCTAAGACAAAAATCAATCCCAAAACCCCAGCTTTTATAAGCGCAAAGTCGTGTTCACCTGTTTCATCAATTCCTCCCGCGTCCTCCCGCTCCGAACTGCCATTGCCACTATAATTGAGTTGTAAACTCATTGTCCCTTACAAGATTTTTTGGTTACCATTTTTTTTCCATTGTTAATTATGTTCAGAAAATTAGGTCCAATACTTTCCTATTGGCAATTCGGCCACTATCTCTCGCCTACGATGCGCAGTAGCTCTGCGCAGCAGCAACAAGTGCTGGTAGCTGATAGTAGCGTAGCATTTGCCTGACGACTCGCCCTGACGACTCACCCTGAATTTGCTGCTCCATTGATAGCTACATACCTTCAAGAAACGTCAGTTTGGCCGCCCGGCGCTATGTGGTTGGGTAACCCTGCAAGCATCGTCTGTCTATGACATTTTGTACGGGCCATCGCCGTCCCAGAAAGGATGGGCAGCAACGACAGGTGCACCAGAGCTGGAGGCCTGTTTAAATATGTCTCTGGATGCACTGATGAAATCAGAATGTGCTGTATAGGTAGGTGCGCAGTGCGCATTCCCAGAGTGTAATGAACCTCTAGGCTTCAATATGAACACCTCCCCTGGCTTCACACGTGAGTGCACATTGATTTCCTTCAATGTCCCTCATTTCCATTTTCTGTCCATATTAATTGTAGACATAGACCAGTACTTTGTGACCATCAGCCACATGGGCCTAATGAAAAGCCTTTCTTCCACAGAATACAAAAGGAACAGACGACAtccacccctaaactagactctTTCCAATTGAATCCATGTTGAATATGATTGATAAAAGTCAGGTATAAGGACTTGTATCCTTTACAATGTAATGTAAAAGAACATTGGTGTTTCCCCCTCAGCATCCATGTATCAACATGACCCATGTTGATTTAGAAGCATTTCCCCTCAGCATCCATGTATCAACATGACCCATGTTGATTTAGAAGCATTTCCCCTCAGCATCCATGTATCAACATGACCCATGTTGATTTAGAAGCATCAAGTCAACAACTGTATTGACTGACTGGTCTTGGAGAAAATTAATTCCTAGAGATGCAGACTGTGGTAAATGTCATATTGTGAAATTATGTGTTTCTACCGTTGCTCTGTGAGAGCACTTCTCTCTGTCCTGTTTCATCCAGGTCCTTTGTGACAGTCGTGAAGAAAAGGTCATTTGTACAGTACTTATCAGCAGGGAGGCACATATCTGACAGGATGTATTGAAGCTGAGATTTGTGTCTAGCAGCTTGCAGATCCTTCGCTTCTGAGTGTTACAGTGTGCTGAGTGCTGTTATTCATTATCCACAACCTCTCCACAccatgactgtgtcccaaatggcaccccattccctacatagtgcactacttagaccctatgggccctggtcaaaagtagtgcactatatagggaataggatgccatttgggacgtacaccACATCATGCTAGAATAAAAGACTGTTCTCCTTCAGTGTGAGGACACACCGACACTGTTTATGGTGCTGTTAAGTACCACATAATAGTATTTTCCTACTATACATCTATTATGCAGTTCATGCCACCCATCATGCCACCTGTCTATGCCACCTTTCTATGCCACCTGTCTATGCCACCCATCATGCCACCTGTCTATGCCACCCATCATGCCACCTGTCTATGCCACCCACCATGCCACCCGCCATTCCACCTGTCTATGCCATCCATCATGCCACCTGTCTATGCCACCCATCATGCCACCTGTATATGCCACCCATCATGCCACCTGCCTATGCCACCCACCATGCCACCCATCATGCCACCTGTCTATGCCACCCATCATGCCACCTGTCTATGCCACCTTTCTATGCCACCCATCATGCCACCTGTCCATGCCACCCACCATGCCACCCATCATGCCACCTTTCTATGCCACCCATCATGCCACCTGTCCATGCCACCCATCATGCCACCCATCATGCCACCTGTCCATGCCACCCAGCATGCCACCTGTCCATGCCACCTGTAGATGCCACCCACCATGCCACCCATCATGCCACTTGTCCATGCCACCTGTCCATGCCACCCATCATGCCACCTGCCCATGCCACCATCATGCCACCCACCCATGCCAGCTGTCCATGCCACCTGCCATGCCATCCATCCATTCCACCCATCCATTCTATCCATGCCACCTGCCATGCCACCCGTCCATGCCAGCCGTCCATGCCACCTGCCATGCCACCCATCCATTCTATCTATGCCACCCGTCCATGCCACCCATCATGCCACTTGTCTATGCCATCTGTCATGCCAGCCGTCCATGCCACCCATCCATGCCACCCGTCCATGCCACCCATCTATGCCACCCGTCCATGCCACCTGTCTATGCCAACCGTCCATGCCACCCATATATGCCACCCATCCATGCCACCCATCCATGGCACCTGTCTATACCACCcgtccatcaatcaatcaaatgtatttatttataaatccctcttacatcagctgatatctcaaagtgctgtacagaaacccagcctaaaacccca contains:
- the LOC109876873 gene encoding arg8-vasotocin receptor-like, with translation MSLQLNYSGNGSSEREDAGGIDETGEHDFALIKAGVLGLIFVLATCGNLCLLHALWRKRKMNTKTQLFLLHLCFADLVVAFFQVLPQLCMEITHRFRGSDFVCRSVKYLQVVGMFASTYMIVAMTIDRYHAVCKPMVSFLKGSFKRYVAIGAAWLISLAFSTPQLFIFSLQELEDNLYDCWATFIEPWGSKIYISWITLSVFVLPVIILLYCQIKICTGIYFNMKRKALQASTSDRRTGTKGVSSAMLKTVKMTFVIIMVYSICWSPFFVVQLWSAWSPSTAPTNGPLFVIIMLLASLNSCTNPWIYLYYS